From one Ooceraea biroi isolate clonal line C1 chromosome 7, Obir_v5.4, whole genome shotgun sequence genomic stretch:
- the LOC105279898 gene encoding uncharacterized protein LOC105279898 gives MEREDKHQENTAADESQPFSKENDFIALLKTIFRRGYPDLPSDILPGKSAEERQFAIKLLHEQAKRVLEIKPTLVNWLQSGLFVDEEFNVPLALLLIEWYEQHPTPYQENGECNFREIYHFIYKMVMNQPVPYLSHNSAKVLHTLLSEVIDEVWPSSQDDVMDYLNHTYSYSRPGLRRTYSRKK, from the exons atggaaagagaAGACAAACATCAGGAAAATACTGCAGCAGACGAGAGCCAGCCTTTCAGCAAGGAAAACGATTTTATCGCACTGTTGAAGACTATTTTCAGGCGTGGATATCCGGATCTTCCTTCCGATATATTACCAGGCAAGTCTGCGGAGGAAAGACAATTTGCGATAAAGTTGCTACACGAGCAAGCAAAACGTGTTCTCGAAATCAAACCGACGCTAGTCAATTGGCTACAGAGTGGACTGTTTGTGGATGAAGAATTCAACGTACCTCTGGCCTTGTTACTCATTGAGTGGTACGAACAGCATCCAACGCCGTACCAGGAAAACGGGGAATGCAACTTTAG GGAAATATATcactttatttacaaaatggTGATGAATCAACCTGTGCCGTATCTTTCGCACAACTCTGCGAAGGTCTTGCATACACTATTGTCAGAAGTAATTGACGAGGTCTGGCCAAGTTCACAGGATGATGTTATGGATTATCTTAATCACACGTATAGTTACAGCAGGCCAGGATTAAGAAGAAcatattcaagaaaaaaatag
- the LOC105279899 gene encoding DNA-directed RNA polymerase III subunit RPC5 — MDKKLSAISKKKKKIKNMEDDPVVKEIPVYLSKTLANELYVIQYPLYYKGYDNTTVNKISMKPKNQKFRMEFLIDTQNTESYDRRFGEELVLNAESESKGTDENEQITFNSGLMDKIVLASEGTLPNISNYAVGIFQDGELHITPLKNMLRMKIQYDYLDESDKRVKEGTKIAGEDDDEDEDNPSPVKVTFARPPLENVKKKQSFHQHSKKTQEEHWIHTNYIPPYDPQAELTQMEMFCPSPESLSASNVEPLQYVQQLMSQVPEARYLRSSPEDQLDLHYILTMPLLDQIRIIMKRVRIISFSRLCQLLSPEHEPVTILKYLQQVALLVQGNWVVNSELLYPKDAQSDTSELMCKARDHILLLFIEQQFVNYNMLSSFIKLQQDEIDKIFAGIATYVPKKGWRLNTLPDWSFYESHPEVAQRQKVFWDAKQKLLREMLETQNQLPQRQRRKSHRESIGSENEERNVGRGRKSLRDSSLSDNDSTAEPTKHKKSSRSRKVSETT; from the exons ATGGATAAGAAATTGAGTGCCatatcaaagaaaaagaagaagattaAGAATATGGAGGATGATCCCGTCGTTAAAGAG ataCCTGTGTATCTGTCCAAGACTTTGGCAAATGAACTGTACGTTATTCAATATCCATTGTATTACAAGGGCTACGACAATACTACTGTTAACAAAATATCCATGAAACCTAAGAATCAGAAGTTTCGTATGGAGTTTTTAATAGATACACAGAACACAGAATCTTATGATCGTAGATTTGGAGAAGAATTAGTTCTCAATGCTGAGAGCGAATCCAAAGGGACTGACGAAAATGAACAAATAACATTTAACAG TGGATTAATGGATAAAATCGTGCTCGCCTCAGAAGGAACATTGCCGAACATCTCAAATTATGCGGTCGGGATCTTTCAGGACGGCGAACTGCACATCACAccattgaaaaatatgttgcGTATGAAAATACAATACGATTATCTGGACGAGAGCGACAAACGCGTCAAGGAAGGAACGAAAATTGCGGGCGAAG acgacgacgaagacgaagacaaTCCCTCACCAGTGAAAGTGACATTTGCCAGGCCCCCATTGGAGAACGTAAAGAAGAAGCAGTCCTTCCATCAACATTCCAAGAAAACTCAAGAGGAACACTGGATACACACGAATTACATACCGCCTTATGACCCGCAAGCCGAg CTGACGCAAATGGAGATGTTCTGTCCATCACCGGAGTCGCTAAGCGCCTCGAATGTAGAACCGTTACAGTACGTGCAGCAACTTATGTCTCAAGTACCTGAGGCACGTTACCTGCGAAGTTCTCCTGAGGATCAGCTGGACCTACACTACATTTTGACCATGCCGTTGCTCGATCAGATCAGAATAATTATGAAACGCG TGCGAATCATATCATTCTCGCGCTTGTGTCAGCTGCTCTCACCGGAACATGAGCCTGTAACAATTCTCAAGTATTTGCAGCAAGTTGCGCTATTAGTACAAGGTAATTGGGTCGTGAACAGCGAGTTACTCTATCCCAAGGATGCGCAAAGTGATACCTCCGAGCTCATGTGCAAAGCTCGCGATCACATC TTACTACTATTCATAGAACAGCAGTTCGTTAACTACAACATGCTTTCATCCTTCATCAAGCTGCAGCAGGACGAGATTGACAAGATCTTCGCAGGCATCGCGACGTACGTACCCAAGAAGGGATGGCGGCTAAATACATTACCAGACTGGAGTTTCTATGAGAG TCATCCTGAGGTTGCTCAGCGGCAGAAAGTATTCTGGGACGCAAAGCAGAAGCTCCTGCGTGAGATGCTGGAGACTCAAAATCAACTGCCGCAGCGTCAGCGCCGGAAGTCGCACCGGGAATCGATAGGCTCGGAGAACGAGGAGAGAAACGTCGGCCGTGGCCGGAAATCCCTCAGAGATTCGTCGTTGTCGGACAACGACAGCACGGCCGAGCCGACGAAGCACAAGAAAAGTTCTCGTTCCAGGAAAGTGTCAGAGACCACGTGA
- the LOC105279900 gene encoding probable cardiolipin synthase (CMP-forming) isoform X1, translating into MLHHCSGHLVEQVIMSCFGILRCKQSIVLNKGLIEHCMRQYLMCQTRCVTRSENYYRHYTDAKERAVRRRALRIRILQDFKHTRRKVEEIIERENIWTVPNLLCMGRIVTSPFLSYLILSQDYQIALWLLAFAGLSDLADGWIARTWTSQASKLGSFLDPVADKLLVGTLFLSLAWVGLIPVPLTCLVVARDVALVTAASYIRYRTLPPPKTLARYFDPTHATVQLAPTITSKLNTGIQLTLVAGTLAAPVYHFVDHPILQGLCYVTAITTIAGGASYLFSKDTYKLLRKKTRTQSSS; encoded by the exons ATGTTGCATCATTGTAGTGGTCACCTGGTG GAACAAGTAATCATGAGCTGCTTCGGCATTCTACGGTGCAAACAATCCATAGTTTTAAACAAAGGTTTAATAGAGCATTGTATGAGGCAATATTTAATGTGTCAGACTAGATGTGTCACAAGAAgtgaaaattattacagaCATTATACCGACGCAAAAGAACGAGCGGTTCGAAGGAGAGCACTGCGAATACGTATACTGCAAGATTTTAAGCACACAAGAAGAAAAGTAGAGGAGATtattgagagagaaaatatctGGACTGTACCGAATCTGCTTTGCATGGGTCGCATAGTGACGTCGCCGTTCTTAAGTTACTTGATCTTGTCGCAAGATTATCAG ATAGCGCTGTGGTTGCTTGCATTTGCAGGACTTAGCGACCTGGCGGACGGATGGATCGCGCGCACTTGGACTTCGCAGGCTTCAAAGCTCGGTAGCTTCTTGGATCCAGTTGCGGACAAGTTACTCGTAGGGACGCTGTTCCTCTCCTTGGCGTGGGTCGGCCTGATACCGGTGCCGCTTACCTGCCTCGTTGTTGCGCGCGATGTCGCCCTGGTAACTGCTGCATCGTACATTAGATACCGTACTTTACCTCCACCA AAAACTTTAGCGAGATACTTTGATCCGACACATGCTACTGTACAGTTAGCACCGACCATAACGAGCAAGTTGAACACTGGAATACAATTAACTCTAGTCGCTGGAACATTGGCCGCTCCGGTTTACCACTTTGTCGATCATCCAATCCTGCAAGGTCTCTGTTACGTGACAGCGATTACAACGATCGCAGGAGGTGCCAGTTACTTGTTCTCCAAGGACACGTATAAATTGTTAAGAAAAAAGACTCGGACGCAATCGTCTTCTTAA
- the LOC105279900 gene encoding probable cardiolipin synthase (CMP-forming) isoform X2: MSCFGILRCKQSIVLNKGLIEHCMRQYLMCQTRCVTRSENYYRHYTDAKERAVRRRALRIRILQDFKHTRRKVEEIIERENIWTVPNLLCMGRIVTSPFLSYLILSQDYQIALWLLAFAGLSDLADGWIARTWTSQASKLGSFLDPVADKLLVGTLFLSLAWVGLIPVPLTCLVVARDVALVTAASYIRYRTLPPPKTLARYFDPTHATVQLAPTITSKLNTGIQLTLVAGTLAAPVYHFVDHPILQGLCYVTAITTIAGGASYLFSKDTYKLLRKKTRTQSSS; encoded by the exons ATGAGCTGCTTCGGCATTCTACGGTGCAAACAATCCATAGTTTTAAACAAAGGTTTAATAGAGCATTGTATGAGGCAATATTTAATGTGTCAGACTAGATGTGTCACAAGAAgtgaaaattattacagaCATTATACCGACGCAAAAGAACGAGCGGTTCGAAGGAGAGCACTGCGAATACGTATACTGCAAGATTTTAAGCACACAAGAAGAAAAGTAGAGGAGATtattgagagagaaaatatctGGACTGTACCGAATCTGCTTTGCATGGGTCGCATAGTGACGTCGCCGTTCTTAAGTTACTTGATCTTGTCGCAAGATTATCAG ATAGCGCTGTGGTTGCTTGCATTTGCAGGACTTAGCGACCTGGCGGACGGATGGATCGCGCGCACTTGGACTTCGCAGGCTTCAAAGCTCGGTAGCTTCTTGGATCCAGTTGCGGACAAGTTACTCGTAGGGACGCTGTTCCTCTCCTTGGCGTGGGTCGGCCTGATACCGGTGCCGCTTACCTGCCTCGTTGTTGCGCGCGATGTCGCCCTGGTAACTGCTGCATCGTACATTAGATACCGTACTTTACCTCCACCA AAAACTTTAGCGAGATACTTTGATCCGACACATGCTACTGTACAGTTAGCACCGACCATAACGAGCAAGTTGAACACTGGAATACAATTAACTCTAGTCGCTGGAACATTGGCCGCTCCGGTTTACCACTTTGTCGATCATCCAATCCTGCAAGGTCTCTGTTACGTGACAGCGATTACAACGATCGCAGGAGGTGCCAGTTACTTGTTCTCCAAGGACACGTATAAATTGTTAAGAAAAAAGACTCGGACGCAATCGTCTTCTTAA
- the LOC105279902 gene encoding synaptotagmin-14 isoform X3 — protein sequence MILAGSDHFLAVPVEATAVLGAIAGFVVLLLALFLYLSRKWCFTPPSSTALFGGVCVPLWKAFSYSDPETSSDSEEDALRRLNSRSHPPPDTLTIQAEDGPATIVDAGTTSSSCTEEHTPADQQQCVVEVGASSIILDNREQEIEVEQNESTTNDVITTLGTVVTEEVGSLEVAFLYDAPMREMTVHVLQGRNYPSGIGGSQVRLVLLPSKKQRRKTRVRQGISPQYMESFLLPRVNPEDVNAMGVRLRVYLWGGRMMRRERLLGEARVSFDQINLQLETTLWLTLQPPLSSSAQDWGTTSSLTRSDSTGSQQSVQSYASPTIPPYGSSMKGGSVAEILIGLAYNGTTGRLSVEIIKGSHFRGGGGNDTKPPDTYVKLALVDSNNHEIGRSKTGLKRAQPNPLYKETFIFQVALFQLGDVTLFLSVYNRRRGGMGRKGREMIGWLSLGLNSSGSEELQHWNDMRTARQPTQVQRWHSLLRP from the exons ATGATTCTGGCTGGATCAGACCACTTCTTGGCGG TACCTGTGGAAGCGACTGCAGTTTTGGGTGCCATTGCCGGTTTTGTAGTACTCCTGCTGGCCCTTTTCCTCTATTTGTCCCGGAAGTGGTGCTTCACGCCGCCCTCGTCCACCGCGCTCTTCGGCGGAGTCTGTGTACCTCTCT GGAAGGCATTCTCCTACTCGGATCCAGAAACGAGTTCCGATTCAGAGGAAGACGCCCTTCGACGGTTAAATTCGCGTTCGCATCCCCCGCCGGATACATTGACTATCCAAGCGGAAGATGGACCGGCGACAATCGTGG ATGCTGGCACTACTTCCAGCAGCTGTACTGAGGAACACACCCCAGCAGATCAACAACAG TGCGTAGTGGAAGTTGGTGCTTCTAGCATTATCTTGGACAATAGAGAACAGGAGATAGAAGTCGAGCAAAATGAATCGACGACCAATGACGTTATCACGACATTGGGTACAGTGGTTACCGAGGAAGTTGGTAGCCTCGAAGTCGCTTTCCTATACGATGCACCGATGCGCGAGATGACA GTTCACGTATTACAAGGCCGAAATTATCCCTCCGGCATCGGTGGTAGCCAGGTACGATTAGTCCTGCTGCCATCGAAAAAGCAAAGGCGTAAGACACGAGTTCGACAAGGAATATCCCCGCAGTACATGGAAAGTTTTTTGCTTCCACGCGTGAATCCCGAGGACGTAAACGCGATGGGAGTACGACTTCGAGTGTATCTATGGGGCGGCAGGATGATGCGACGAGAGAGATTGCTGGGTGAAGCTAGGGTATCCTTCGATCAGATAAATCTTCAGCTGGAGACAACCCTTTGGCTAACTCTTCAGCCGCCCCTTTCTTCCTCG GCACAGGATTGGGGAACCACTAGCAGCTTAACTCGCAGCGATTCCACGGGATCGCAACAGTCGGTTCAGTCGTACGCCTCCCCAACAATACCGCCGTACGGCAGTAGCATGAAGGGTGGCAGTGTCGCCGAAATCCTAATCGGTCTGGCGTACAATGGCACGACGGGTCGCCTATCAGTGGAGATAATCAAGGGTTCACATTTTCGCGGTGGGGGCGGAAATGATACGAAACCACCGGATACTTACGTGAAATTGGCCCTCGTAGATAGCAACAATCATGAAATAGGCCGGTCAAAAACTGGTTTGAAACGTGCCCAGCCGAATCCCCTTTACAAggaaacttttatatttcag GTCGCATTGTTCCAATTGGGTGACGTGACACTCTTCCTGTCGGTTTACAATCGCCGCCGTGGTGGAATGGGCAGGAAGGGCCGGGAGATGATCGGCTGGCTCTCTCTGGGTCTAAACAGCTCTGGGTCCGAGGAGCTGCAGCACTGGAACGACATGCGGACGGCGAGGCAACCGACGCAAGTGCAACGCTGGCACTCGCTGCTGCGTCCTTGA
- the LOC105279902 gene encoding synaptotagmin-14 isoform X2, whose translation MILAGSDHFLAVPVEATAVLGAIAGFVVLLLALFLYLSRKWCFTPPSSTALFGGVCVPLCESTNSSTSQISKNIGKAFSYSDPETSSDSEEDALRRLNSRSHPPPDTLTIQAEDGPATIVDAGTTSSSCTEEHTPADQQQCVVEVGASSIILDNREQEIEVEQNESTTNDVITTLGTVVTEEVGSLEVAFLYDAPMREMTVHVLQGRNYPSGIGGSQVRLVLLPSKKQRRKTRVRQGISPQYMESFLLPRVNPEDVNAMGVRLRVYLWGGRMMRRERLLGEARVSFDQINLQLETTLWLTLQPPLSSSDWGTTSSLTRSDSTGSQQSVQSYASPTIPPYGSSMKGGSVAEILIGLAYNGTTGRLSVEIIKGSHFRGGGGNDTKPPDTYVKLALVDSNNHEIGRSKTGLKRAQPNPLYKETFIFQVALFQLGDVTLFLSVYNRRRGGMGRKGREMIGWLSLGLNSSGSEELQHWNDMRTARQPTQVQRWHSLLRP comes from the exons ATGATTCTGGCTGGATCAGACCACTTCTTGGCGG TACCTGTGGAAGCGACTGCAGTTTTGGGTGCCATTGCCGGTTTTGTAGTACTCCTGCTGGCCCTTTTCCTCTATTTGTCCCGGAAGTGGTGCTTCACGCCGCCCTCGTCCACCGCGCTCTTCGGCGGAGTCTGTGTACCTCTCTGTGAGTCCACCAACAGCTCCACATCTCAAATCTCGAAAAACATag GGAAGGCATTCTCCTACTCGGATCCAGAAACGAGTTCCGATTCAGAGGAAGACGCCCTTCGACGGTTAAATTCGCGTTCGCATCCCCCGCCGGATACATTGACTATCCAAGCGGAAGATGGACCGGCGACAATCGTGG ATGCTGGCACTACTTCCAGCAGCTGTACTGAGGAACACACCCCAGCAGATCAACAACAG TGCGTAGTGGAAGTTGGTGCTTCTAGCATTATCTTGGACAATAGAGAACAGGAGATAGAAGTCGAGCAAAATGAATCGACGACCAATGACGTTATCACGACATTGGGTACAGTGGTTACCGAGGAAGTTGGTAGCCTCGAAGTCGCTTTCCTATACGATGCACCGATGCGCGAGATGACA GTTCACGTATTACAAGGCCGAAATTATCCCTCCGGCATCGGTGGTAGCCAGGTACGATTAGTCCTGCTGCCATCGAAAAAGCAAAGGCGTAAGACACGAGTTCGACAAGGAATATCCCCGCAGTACATGGAAAGTTTTTTGCTTCCACGCGTGAATCCCGAGGACGTAAACGCGATGGGAGTACGACTTCGAGTGTATCTATGGGGCGGCAGGATGATGCGACGAGAGAGATTGCTGGGTGAAGCTAGGGTATCCTTCGATCAGATAAATCTTCAGCTGGAGACAACCCTTTGGCTAACTCTTCAGCCGCCCCTTTCTTCCTCG GATTGGGGAACCACTAGCAGCTTAACTCGCAGCGATTCCACGGGATCGCAACAGTCGGTTCAGTCGTACGCCTCCCCAACAATACCGCCGTACGGCAGTAGCATGAAGGGTGGCAGTGTCGCCGAAATCCTAATCGGTCTGGCGTACAATGGCACGACGGGTCGCCTATCAGTGGAGATAATCAAGGGTTCACATTTTCGCGGTGGGGGCGGAAATGATACGAAACCACCGGATACTTACGTGAAATTGGCCCTCGTAGATAGCAACAATCATGAAATAGGCCGGTCAAAAACTGGTTTGAAACGTGCCCAGCCGAATCCCCTTTACAAggaaacttttatatttcag GTCGCATTGTTCCAATTGGGTGACGTGACACTCTTCCTGTCGGTTTACAATCGCCGCCGTGGTGGAATGGGCAGGAAGGGCCGGGAGATGATCGGCTGGCTCTCTCTGGGTCTAAACAGCTCTGGGTCCGAGGAGCTGCAGCACTGGAACGACATGCGGACGGCGAGGCAACCGACGCAAGTGCAACGCTGGCACTCGCTGCTGCGTCCTTGA
- the LOC105279902 gene encoding synaptotagmin-14 isoform X1: MILAGSDHFLAVPVEATAVLGAIAGFVVLLLALFLYLSRKWCFTPPSSTALFGGVCVPLCESTNSSTSQISKNIGKAFSYSDPETSSDSEEDALRRLNSRSHPPPDTLTIQAEDGPATIVDAGTTSSSCTEEHTPADQQQCVVEVGASSIILDNREQEIEVEQNESTTNDVITTLGTVVTEEVGSLEVAFLYDAPMREMTVHVLQGRNYPSGIGGSQVRLVLLPSKKQRRKTRVRQGISPQYMESFLLPRVNPEDVNAMGVRLRVYLWGGRMMRRERLLGEARVSFDQINLQLETTLWLTLQPPLSSSAQDWGTTSSLTRSDSTGSQQSVQSYASPTIPPYGSSMKGGSVAEILIGLAYNGTTGRLSVEIIKGSHFRGGGGNDTKPPDTYVKLALVDSNNHEIGRSKTGLKRAQPNPLYKETFIFQVALFQLGDVTLFLSVYNRRRGGMGRKGREMIGWLSLGLNSSGSEELQHWNDMRTARQPTQVQRWHSLLRP, encoded by the exons ATGATTCTGGCTGGATCAGACCACTTCTTGGCGG TACCTGTGGAAGCGACTGCAGTTTTGGGTGCCATTGCCGGTTTTGTAGTACTCCTGCTGGCCCTTTTCCTCTATTTGTCCCGGAAGTGGTGCTTCACGCCGCCCTCGTCCACCGCGCTCTTCGGCGGAGTCTGTGTACCTCTCTGTGAGTCCACCAACAGCTCCACATCTCAAATCTCGAAAAACATag GGAAGGCATTCTCCTACTCGGATCCAGAAACGAGTTCCGATTCAGAGGAAGACGCCCTTCGACGGTTAAATTCGCGTTCGCATCCCCCGCCGGATACATTGACTATCCAAGCGGAAGATGGACCGGCGACAATCGTGG ATGCTGGCACTACTTCCAGCAGCTGTACTGAGGAACACACCCCAGCAGATCAACAACAG TGCGTAGTGGAAGTTGGTGCTTCTAGCATTATCTTGGACAATAGAGAACAGGAGATAGAAGTCGAGCAAAATGAATCGACGACCAATGACGTTATCACGACATTGGGTACAGTGGTTACCGAGGAAGTTGGTAGCCTCGAAGTCGCTTTCCTATACGATGCACCGATGCGCGAGATGACA GTTCACGTATTACAAGGCCGAAATTATCCCTCCGGCATCGGTGGTAGCCAGGTACGATTAGTCCTGCTGCCATCGAAAAAGCAAAGGCGTAAGACACGAGTTCGACAAGGAATATCCCCGCAGTACATGGAAAGTTTTTTGCTTCCACGCGTGAATCCCGAGGACGTAAACGCGATGGGAGTACGACTTCGAGTGTATCTATGGGGCGGCAGGATGATGCGACGAGAGAGATTGCTGGGTGAAGCTAGGGTATCCTTCGATCAGATAAATCTTCAGCTGGAGACAACCCTTTGGCTAACTCTTCAGCCGCCCCTTTCTTCCTCG GCACAGGATTGGGGAACCACTAGCAGCTTAACTCGCAGCGATTCCACGGGATCGCAACAGTCGGTTCAGTCGTACGCCTCCCCAACAATACCGCCGTACGGCAGTAGCATGAAGGGTGGCAGTGTCGCCGAAATCCTAATCGGTCTGGCGTACAATGGCACGACGGGTCGCCTATCAGTGGAGATAATCAAGGGTTCACATTTTCGCGGTGGGGGCGGAAATGATACGAAACCACCGGATACTTACGTGAAATTGGCCCTCGTAGATAGCAACAATCATGAAATAGGCCGGTCAAAAACTGGTTTGAAACGTGCCCAGCCGAATCCCCTTTACAAggaaacttttatatttcag GTCGCATTGTTCCAATTGGGTGACGTGACACTCTTCCTGTCGGTTTACAATCGCCGCCGTGGTGGAATGGGCAGGAAGGGCCGGGAGATGATCGGCTGGCTCTCTCTGGGTCTAAACAGCTCTGGGTCCGAGGAGCTGCAGCACTGGAACGACATGCGGACGGCGAGGCAACCGACGCAAGTGCAACGCTGGCACTCGCTGCTGCGTCCTTGA